The genomic DNA GCCACTGGTCTCGTCAACCTGTGCTCCGGTGTCGTTGAGCACCGGCTGGCCGGACATGAAATGCTCCATGATCGCGCCCAGAATGGCGGGTTTGATATGGGCCCACTCGACATCCGATTTGGTAACCGAAATGAACTCCTGACCAAAGAATACGCCATCAACGCCTTCAACTGAAAACAGTTTCTGCGCCAGAGGGGATTCCTCGGCCTCCGAAACGCTGCGGTAATCGCGCGTCTCCTGTGCCAGAACGGTCTGTCCCGGCAGGAATTTCAACGTGGCAGGGTTGGGTGTGGCTTCTGTCTGAATAAACATGGAATCAAACTCCCCGGAGACGGCATCAATCTGCGCCGCATATGTTTTATCGTCAATCACCGATATAGGCTAAATTTGGCGATGTAAAAGGTCTAAATTAGAACTATTCTAGACTGGGAGGCGCTTTTCCGCAATATCAAGGTCCCGTCATTCCGGACCCGTCGCAAACCTGCTCCCGCTCAGACAATCGCGTCCATATCCTCATCGGTCAGATCGCCGGGGACAATGGTAACGGGAATCGGAAAGGCGTCGCTCTTGTTGGCAAGCGATGCAATCAGCGGGCCGGGGCCTTCCGAACCGGCGGCGGCGGCGGCCAGAACCAGAATGGCAATATCCTCGTCTTCCTCGATCAGTTCCATGATCTGGGGTGCGCGCTGGCCTTCCAGAATCACCAGTTCCGGACGAATGGTTGAAACCGAATTGACCTCGTTTTCATACCGCGCCAGCACGGCTTCCGCTTCTTCGCGGGCTTCGGCGCGCATAATGTCCTCCACGCCTATCCAGTGCTGAAACTCGCCGGTGGAGATGACATAGAGCAGCACCAGACCGCCGCCTGTGTGCTCTGCGCGTCGGGCCGCATAAATCAGAGCGCGGTGACACTCGGGCGTGTCGTCAATCACCACCAGAAACTTGCGGCGGTGACCTTCTTCTCTACTTTTGCGTTGCTTCATCATGGGCGGATGCTGCCATTGCCTGCTGTTGTCGGCAAGTAATTTGTCATGACACAAATCCGAATATGGCTTTGACATCGCGCAGAACAGGCGCCGCAAGCACCCGCGCCCGTTCTGCCCCGTCGCGCAGCACAGCATCGACATGATCTGTATCATCCATCAGGCGGCGCATTTCCTGGGTGATCGGTGACAGCGTCTGCACCGCCAGATCAGCCAGAGCCGGCTTGAAGGTTGAAAACTCGGCACCGGCGAATTCGGACAGCACCTTTTGCGGCGTTTCGTCGGCAAGCCCGGCATAAATATTGATCAGATTGCGCGCTTCCGGCCGCTCAGCCAACTCCTCAAGAGTGTCCGGCAATGGCGCCGGATCGGTCTTCGCCTTGCGCACCTTTTTCGCCAGTTCATCGGCATCATCGGTCAGATTGAGCCGTGACAGATCGGAAGCGTCGGAGCTCGACATTTTCTTGCTGCCATCCCGCAACGACATCACCCGCGTACCGGCACCGGTAATCAGTGGCTCAGGCAGCGGAAAGAACGTCTTGTCGGCACCGACCCCCAGTCCGAGCCGGTCGATTTGCTCAGCAAAATCCATATTGAATTTCTGCGCAATGTCGCGCGCCAGTTCCAGATGCTGCTTCTGATCTTCGCCAACCGGGACCAAAGTTGCGCGATAGGCCAGTATGTCGGCTGCCATCAGATCGGGATAGGCGAACAGGCCGACGGATACATTTTCGCGATTCTTGCCGGCCTTGTCCTTGAACTGCGTCATGCGGCTGAGCCAGCCCATGCGGGCAACGCAATTGAACAACCATGCCAGCTCGGCATGTTCCTTGACCTGGCTCTGATTGAACACGATATGTTTCGCCGGATCGATGCCCGCAGCCAGAAAGGCAGCGGTCACTTCGCGGGTTTTCTGCCGCAGCACGTCAGGATCCTGCCAGACCGTGACCGCATGCAGGTCGACAACACAATAAACGCAATTGTAGCTGTCCTGCACGGCCACAAAGCGCTTGATGGCACCAAGATAATTGCCAAGATGCACGTTACCGCTGGGCTGGATGCCGGAAAACACCCGAGGTTCAAAACCGGAAGCTGCCGTATTCATGAATAACTCTTGTTACAGGAATTGAAGGACACGCCCTTATGACGAAGCCGGACGTGGCTGGCAAGACTCAACCTTTGGACCGGCGGCGGATGCGGCGCAAAATCGTCAGCACATTGAGAACTCCGGCGATCTGGCAAAGCAACCCGAACAGGGCCAGGCTGACACTTGCAAGAATGGCCATGCCGAGAAATTTCTGCACAAACAGCTCATTGACCAGCAACGGCTCCAGCCAGTTGGCACCATAGTAAATCCACACGCCGGTCAGGGCGGTTGCCAGCAGTAGACGCGG from Pararhizobium sp. IMCC3301 includes the following:
- a CDS encoding NifU family protein, whose amino-acid sequence is MFIQTEATPNPATLKFLPGQTVLAQETRDYRSVSEAEESPLAQKLFSVEGVDGVFFGQEFISVTKSDVEWAHIKPAILGAIMEHFMSGQPVLNDTGAQVDETSGEFFEESDAETVKVIKELLETRVRPAVANDGGDITFQGFKDGVVFLHMRGACAGCPSSTATLKHGIENLLRHFVPDVQEVRPVI
- a CDS encoding universal stress protein produces the protein MMKQRKSREEGHRRKFLVVIDDTPECHRALIYAARRAEHTGGGLVLLYVISTGEFQHWIGVEDIMRAEAREEAEAVLARYENEVNSVSTIRPELVILEGQRAPQIMELIEEDEDIAILVLAAAAAGSEGPGPLIASLANKSDAFPIPVTIVPGDLTDEDMDAIV
- the trpS gene encoding tryptophan--tRNA ligase; the encoded protein is MNTAASGFEPRVFSGIQPSGNVHLGNYLGAIKRFVAVQDSYNCVYCVVDLHAVTVWQDPDVLRQKTREVTAAFLAAGIDPAKHIVFNQSQVKEHAELAWLFNCVARMGWLSRMTQFKDKAGKNRENVSVGLFAYPDLMAADILAYRATLVPVGEDQKQHLELARDIAQKFNMDFAEQIDRLGLGVGADKTFFPLPEPLITGAGTRVMSLRDGSKKMSSSDASDLSRLNLTDDADELAKKVRKAKTDPAPLPDTLEELAERPEARNLINIYAGLADETPQKVLSEFAGAEFSTFKPALADLAVQTLSPITQEMRRLMDDTDHVDAVLRDGAERARVLAAPVLRDVKAIFGFVS